A single window of Triplophysa dalaica isolate WHDGS20190420 chromosome 14, ASM1584641v1, whole genome shotgun sequence DNA harbors:
- the mlycd gene encoding malonyl-CoA decarboxylase, mitochondrial has translation MTLFHLYIPARAFLKSYRHGTVSKTVLGLRVWELRNIYPCSSIAKHRSMEAILRKTVVPLPTYEMRDKSPPPPESNSLEFMQFYKCLEKEQRLEFLEKLSHDFGVDHKWVSDLARKLLDIQVRDPATIMQVEDRLRYSLTPRYRHLLTHISKVQGGVKFLVDLRADLIEFASSKISDSPHMRDLNGTLKSLLSEWFSVGLLRLERITWQSPCEILQKISQYEAVHPVRNWTDLKRRVGPYRRCYAFTHASMPREPLVVLHVALTEEIANNIQSIVREFATLDADEDVNKINAAIFYSISSTQAGLQGVELGNYLIKRVVLELQREFPHMAQFSSLSPIPGFTMWLHGVLAQHKKEGRATELLSEQEWMQVEDVTGAAPGAPAVEALRRLISTSEWIRSERLVRALEPVLMRLCAWYLYGEKRRGYALNPVANFHLQNGATMWRLNWQADTSPRGIANSCGIMVNYRYFLQETSANSAVYLQNKVIKSSEQVMGLVSQFQKNSKL, from the exons ATGACACTATTCCACTTATATATACCCGCGCGCGCTTTCCTAAAGTCTTATCGACACGGGACTGTTTCAAAAACGGTTCTGGGGCTCAGGGTGTGGGAGTTAAGAAACATTTATCCGTGCTCCTCCATCGCAAAGCACCGTAGCATGGAAGCGATCTTGAGAAAGACAGTTGTCCCGTTGCCCACTTACGAGATGAGAGACAAATCTCCGCCTCCGCCTGAATCAAACAGTCTGGAGTTCATGCAGTTTTACAAATGCCTGGAGAAAGAACAGAGACTAGAGTTTTTAGAGAAACTGTCTCATGATTTCGGAGTGGATCACAAATGGGTCTCGGATCTGGCTCGGAAGTTGCTGGACATTCAGGTGCGAGATCCGGCCACCATCATGCAGGTAGAAGATAGGCTACGATACAGTCTAACACCCCGGTACCGACATCTGCTCACGCACATCAGTAAGGTTCAGGGAGGGGTGAAGTTTCTGGTGGACCTCCGGGCCGATCTCATCGAATTTGCATCTTCAAAAATAAGTGACAGCCCACACATGAGG GACCTAAACGGCACTCTGAAAAGTCTTCTCTCAGAATGGTTCTCGGTTGGGTTGCTCCGTCTCGAAAGGATTACATGGCAGTCTCCATGCGAGATCCTTCAGAAGATCAGCCA GTATGAAGCGGTTCACCCGGTGCGGAACTGGACGGATCTCAAACGCAGGGTCGGGCCGTACAGGAGATGCTACGCCTTCACTCACGCTTCCATGCCTAGAGAACCGCTGGTGGTGCTGCACGTCGCACTGACTGAGGAGATAGCAAATAACATCCAG AGCATTGTGAGAGAGTTTGCCACTCTGGACGCGGATGAGGATGTGAACAAGATCAATGCAGCAATCTTCTATTCCATTTCCTCCACTCAGGCGGGGCTGCAGGGGGTGGAGCTTGGAAATTACCTCATCAAGAGGGTGGTCCTAGAGCTGCAG AGGGAGTTTCCTCACATGGCCCAGTTCTCCAGTCTATCTCCCATACCCGGCTTCACCATGTGGCTTCATGGGGTGCTGGCCCAGCACAAGAAAGAAGGACGTGCCACGGAGCTACTCTCCGAGCAAGAGTGGATGCAGGTGGAGGACGTGACTGGAGCCGCCCCCGGTGCCCCGGCTGTGGAGGCCTTGCGCAGGCTCATCAGCACCAGCGAGTGGATTCGTTCAGAGCGCCTGGTCCGCGCTCTCGAACCCGTGCTAATGCGGCTTTGCGCTTGGTACCTGTACGGAGAGAAACGACGGGGCTATGCCCTAAACCCGGTGGCTAACTTTCATCTTCAGAACGGCGCCACCATGTGGAGGCTGAACTGGCAAGCGGACACCAGCCCGCGGGGAATCGCCAACTCCTGCGGCATAATGGTTAACTATCGCTACTTCCTGCAAGAGACTAGCGCAAACAGCGCTGTCTACTTGCAGAATAAGGTCATCAAGTCTTCGGAGCAGGTGATGGGCCTGGTGTCTCAATTCCAGAAGAACAGCAAACTCTGA